One window from the genome of Streptomyces sp. NBC_00708 encodes:
- a CDS encoding questin oxidase family protein produces MNETTPRTTPDTTAPDTSGTLDEALERLHSSGPEREGWLTNHAPMAVEALVRNGQSAAVHRWLDHYRVKLEDMPDRFAEVTPANWQEALGDPRRIADWAVYFERETTDRPWREVLAEWWPRLLPGIAGGSTHPAIRLGHSVRTLLTTEETGPRVTELAHALGYWAARHQPLPPLTPLAPARTAGDALDAVPRVPDQSGGIRARLARITAFPRWTGAAVTGADEARDRLEELVRAATHRYAEYGHGSPVMLVHAATAPNAVLRTLPALPRELWAPSVGAAWAASAAVTAAYSPAGPVALPAGYGVSLTSDEVFARAAAHGDDHTIKFTDTALDVGDARALAAALRSVELNPPVF; encoded by the coding sequence ATGAACGAGACGACGCCCCGCACCACGCCCGACACCACCGCCCCCGACACCTCCGGCACGCTCGACGAGGCCCTGGAGCGGCTGCATTCCTCCGGCCCCGAGCGGGAGGGCTGGCTGACCAATCACGCGCCCATGGCCGTGGAGGCCCTGGTCCGCAACGGCCAGTCGGCCGCCGTGCACCGCTGGCTCGACCACTACCGGGTGAAGCTGGAGGACATGCCGGACCGTTTCGCCGAGGTCACCCCGGCGAACTGGCAGGAGGCCCTCGGTGACCCGCGCCGCATCGCCGACTGGGCGGTGTACTTCGAGCGGGAGACGACGGACCGGCCCTGGCGCGAGGTGCTCGCCGAGTGGTGGCCCCGGCTGCTGCCCGGCATCGCGGGCGGTTCCACGCATCCGGCGATCCGGCTCGGTCACAGCGTGCGCACCCTGCTGACGACCGAGGAGACCGGCCCCCGCGTCACGGAGCTGGCCCATGCGCTGGGCTACTGGGCGGCCCGCCACCAGCCACTGCCGCCGCTTACCCCGCTCGCCCCGGCCCGGACCGCCGGCGACGCGCTGGACGCCGTGCCGAGGGTGCCGGACCAGAGCGGCGGCATCCGGGCCCGGCTGGCCCGGATCACGGCGTTCCCGCGGTGGACGGGCGCGGCCGTGACCGGCGCGGACGAGGCGCGCGACCGGCTGGAGGAGCTGGTGCGGGCGGCCACCCACCGCTACGCGGAGTACGGGCACGGCTCGCCGGTCATGCTGGTGCACGCGGCGACCGCGCCCAACGCCGTACTGCGGACGCTGCCGGCGCTGCCGCGCGAGCTGTGGGCGCCGAGCGTGGGGGCCGCGTGGGCGGCGAGCGCGGCGGTCACGGCCGCCTACTCCCCCGCCGGGCCGGTCGCCCTGCCGGCCGGGTACGGGGTGTCGCTCACGTCCGACGAGGTGTTCGCGCGGGCGGCGGCGCACGGCGACGACCACACCATCAAGTTCACGGACACCGCGCTGGACGTGGGCGACGCGAGGGCCCTGGCGGCGGCGCTGCGCTCGGTGGAGCTGAACCCGCCGGTGTTCTGA
- a CDS encoding dioxygenase, producing MTITAERMPALYLSHGAPPLADDPVWPGELAAWSADLPRPTAVLMVSAHWEEAPLALGATETIPLVYDFWGFPEHYYQVGYAAPGAPQLAENVRKLLRGAGTPVQDIPDRGLDHGAYVPLVEMFPEADIPVLQISMPTLDPQKLMDIGRKLAPLRDEGVLIIGSGFFTHNLAALRHSGGSAPGWSAEFDDWGHRALQAQDIDALLDFEHKSPAGRLAHPRTEHFAPLFVTLGAAEHELDQGRSVIDGFWMGLAKRSVQYG from the coding sequence ATGACAATCACCGCGGAGCGCATGCCCGCCCTCTACCTCTCCCACGGCGCCCCGCCCCTGGCCGACGACCCCGTCTGGCCCGGCGAGCTGGCCGCCTGGTCGGCGGACCTGCCGCGCCCCACCGCCGTCCTCATGGTCTCCGCGCACTGGGAGGAGGCCCCGCTCGCACTCGGCGCGACCGAGACGATCCCGCTGGTCTACGACTTCTGGGGCTTCCCCGAGCACTACTACCAGGTCGGATACGCCGCCCCCGGCGCCCCGCAGCTCGCCGAGAACGTCCGCAAACTGCTGCGCGGCGCCGGTACGCCCGTCCAGGACATCCCGGACCGCGGCCTCGACCACGGCGCCTACGTACCGCTGGTCGAGATGTTCCCCGAGGCCGACATCCCGGTCCTCCAGATCTCCATGCCCACGCTCGACCCGCAGAAGCTGATGGACATCGGGCGCAAGCTGGCGCCGCTGCGCGACGAGGGCGTCCTGATCATCGGCAGCGGCTTCTTCACGCACAACCTCGCCGCCCTGCGGCACAGCGGCGGCTCCGCTCCCGGCTGGTCGGCGGAGTTCGACGACTGGGGGCACCGCGCACTCCAGGCGCAGGACATCGACGCGCTCCTGGACTTCGAGCACAAGTCCCCGGCGGGCCGCCTGGCGCACCCGCGCACCGAGCACTTCGCCCCGCTCTTCGTCACTCTCGGCGCCGCCGAGCACGAGCTCGACCAGGGGCGCAGCGTGATCGACGGATTCTGGATGGGGCTCGCGAAGCGCTCGGTGCAGTACGGATAG
- a CDS encoding MFS transporter, translated as MSKTADIRLPDPSRWKALAFIALAQLMVVLDATIVNIALPHAQTALGITDANKQWVITAYALAFGGLLLFGGRIADLWGRKRTFVVGLIGFALASALGGAAQNQGMLFGSRALQGVFGALLAPAALSLLAVMFTDAKERAKAFGIYGAIAGGGGAVGLILGGFLTQTLNWRWTFFVNIPFAVVAAAGAYFVIREPSGTRNRSPLDIPGVVLSALGLVSLVYGFTRAESAGWSDALTVGSFVASAVLLLAFVLTEAKVKSPLLPLRVVMDRNRGGVYLSLGLAVIAMFGLFLFLTYYLQVVKGYSPIKTGFAFMPMIAGMITGSTQIGARLMTRVPARKLMGPGFLTAAVGMLLLTRLGIDSSYAAVILPGQLLLGLGMGTAFMPAMSLATHGVEPRDAGVASAMVNTSQQVGGAIGTALLNTIAASAATAYATSHAALGAKNPELLKLQSMVHGFTGAIWWAVGILVVASAIALTFINAGRPGAGTSEGSASGDVDGVEDEFKVPVVAH; from the coding sequence ATGTCAAAAACAGCTGATATCCGACTCCCGGACCCCAGTCGCTGGAAAGCTCTGGCGTTCATCGCGCTCGCGCAGTTGATGGTCGTGCTCGACGCCACGATCGTGAACATCGCCCTGCCGCACGCCCAGACCGCGCTCGGCATCACCGACGCCAACAAGCAGTGGGTCATCACCGCCTACGCCCTGGCCTTCGGCGGTCTGCTGCTCTTCGGCGGGCGCATCGCCGACCTCTGGGGCCGCAAGCGGACCTTCGTGGTCGGCCTCATAGGCTTCGCGCTCGCCTCCGCGCTCGGTGGCGCGGCGCAGAACCAGGGCATGCTGTTCGGCTCCCGCGCCCTCCAGGGCGTCTTCGGCGCACTGCTCGCGCCGGCCGCGCTCTCGCTGCTCGCGGTGATGTTCACCGACGCCAAGGAGCGCGCCAAGGCGTTCGGCATCTACGGGGCGATCGCCGGTGGCGGTGGCGCCGTCGGCCTGATCCTCGGCGGTTTCCTGACCCAGACGCTGAACTGGCGCTGGACGTTCTTCGTCAACATCCCCTTCGCGGTCGTCGCCGCCGCCGGTGCGTACTTCGTCATCCGTGAGCCCTCCGGCACCCGCAACCGCTCCCCCCTCGACATCCCGGGCGTGGTCCTGTCGGCGCTGGGCCTGGTCTCGCTGGTGTACGGGTTCACCCGCGCCGAGTCCGCGGGCTGGTCGGACGCGCTGACCGTCGGTTCGTTCGTCGCCTCCGCCGTCCTGCTGCTGGCCTTCGTCCTGACCGAGGCCAAGGTCAAGTCGCCGCTGCTCCCGCTGCGCGTCGTGATGGACCGCAACCGCGGTGGCGTCTACCTCTCGCTGGGCCTGGCCGTCATCGCGATGTTCGGCCTGTTCCTCTTCCTCACGTACTACCTCCAGGTCGTCAAGGGCTACTCGCCGATCAAGACCGGCTTCGCCTTCATGCCGATGATCGCGGGCATGATCACCGGGTCCACGCAGATCGGCGCCCGGCTGATGACGCGGGTCCCGGCCCGCAAGCTGATGGGTCCGGGCTTCCTGACCGCCGCGGTCGGCATGCTTCTGCTGACGCGCCTGGGCATCGACTCCTCGTACGCCGCGGTCATCCTGCCCGGCCAGCTCCTGCTGGGTCTGGGCATGGGTACGGCGTTCATGCCGGCCATGTCGCTGGCCACGCACGGGGTCGAGCCGCGTGACGCGGGTGTCGCCTCCGCGATGGTCAACACCTCGCAGCAGGTGGGCGGTGCGATCGGTACGGCCCTGCTGAACACGATCGCCGCCTCGGCCGCCACGGCGTACGCCACCTCGCACGCCGCGCTCGGTGCCAAGAACCCCGAGCTGCTGAAGCTCCAGTCGATGGTGCACGGCTTCACCGGCGCCATCTGGTGGGCGGTCGGCATCCTGGTGGTCGCCTCCGCGATCGCGCTGACCTTCATCAACGCGGGCCGTCCGGGGGCGGGAACCTCCGAGGGTTCCGCCTCCGGTGATGTGGACGGTGTCGAGGACGAGTTCAAGGTCCCGGTCGTCGCCCACTGA
- a CDS encoding MFS transporter — protein MTSPAPQPSPAAPSTEAAPAAQAPSDRRRWFALAIVMTAAFMDLVDVTIVNIAIPSIERDTGASFSSIQWIVAGYALAFAAGLITGGRLGDIYGRKRLFLIGIGGFTLASALCGFAANPEMLVASRFLQGAAAALMVPQVLSIVHATFPAHERGKVFGLFGAIVGLGAVSGPLLGALLTEWNIAGLEWRPIFLINLPVGILGLVLGSKFITESKSPKALRLDLVGVVLVTLGMLMLIYPLTRGRELGWPLWGYLSMAGSVLVFLVLVLFERAKAGRDGSPLVELSLFRVRSFAAGIAVQLTFGIGLGIFFLVWTLYMQMGLGWSALRAGTTGIPFSVSVSVAAGLSVQKLVPRFGRKVLQTGALLMAAGLLLYIWESHHYGMEITSLQMALPLVVMGVGMGLIVAPLADAVLSEVPKEHSGSASGLFNTVQQMGNALGLGLVSVVFYGAIGDRLTPAQIGPAFADAFEQSLWWVTGVLVVIFVVMFALPARPKQHVEGAEADEPATAETAKEPVLTH, from the coding sequence ATGACTTCCCCCGCACCTCAGCCGTCGCCGGCGGCCCCCTCGACGGAAGCCGCCCCGGCGGCCCAGGCCCCGTCGGACCGCCGCCGGTGGTTCGCCCTGGCCATCGTGATGACCGCGGCCTTCATGGACCTCGTCGACGTCACGATCGTCAACATCGCCATCCCCAGCATCGAGCGCGACACCGGCGCCTCGTTCAGCTCGATCCAGTGGATCGTCGCCGGCTACGCCCTGGCCTTCGCCGCCGGGCTCATCACCGGCGGCCGGCTCGGCGACATCTACGGCCGCAAGCGGCTCTTCCTCATCGGCATAGGAGGCTTCACCCTCGCCTCCGCGCTCTGCGGCTTCGCCGCCAACCCGGAGATGCTCGTCGCCTCCCGCTTCCTCCAGGGAGCGGCGGCGGCGCTGATGGTTCCGCAGGTGCTGTCCATCGTCCACGCCACCTTCCCCGCCCACGAGCGCGGCAAGGTCTTCGGCCTCTTCGGCGCGATCGTCGGCCTCGGCGCCGTCTCCGGACCCCTGCTCGGCGCGCTGCTCACCGAGTGGAACATCGCCGGCCTCGAATGGCGCCCGATCTTCCTGATCAACCTGCCCGTCGGCATCCTCGGCCTGGTCCTGGGAAGCAAGTTCATCACCGAGTCCAAGTCGCCCAAGGCCCTGCGCCTCGACCTGGTCGGCGTCGTCCTCGTCACGCTCGGCATGCTGATGCTCATCTACCCGCTGACCCGCGGCCGTGAGCTGGGCTGGCCGCTCTGGGGTTACCTGTCGATGGCCGGGAGCGTCCTCGTCTTCCTCGTCCTCGTCCTGTTCGAACGCGCCAAGGCCGGCCGGGACGGCTCGCCGCTGGTCGAGCTGTCGCTGTTCCGGGTCCGGAGCTTCGCCGCCGGCATCGCCGTGCAGCTGACCTTCGGCATCGGCCTCGGCATCTTCTTCCTGGTCTGGACCCTGTACATGCAGATGGGCCTCGGCTGGAGCGCGCTGCGGGCCGGCACGACCGGAATCCCGTTCTCCGTCTCCGTCTCGGTGGCCGCCGGCCTCTCCGTACAGAAGCTGGTGCCCCGCTTCGGCCGCAAGGTCCTTCAGACGGGCGCGCTGCTCATGGCGGCCGGCCTGCTGCTCTACATCTGGGAGTCGCACCACTACGGCATGGAGATCACGTCCCTGCAGATGGCGCTGCCGCTCGTGGTCATGGGCGTCGGCATGGGGCTGATCGTGGCGCCGCTGGCCGACGCGGTGCTCTCCGAGGTGCCCAAGGAGCACTCCGGTTCCGCCTCCGGCCTGTTCAACACCGTGCAGCAGATGGGCAACGCGCTCGGACTCGGCCTCGTCTCGGTCGTCTTCTACGGGGCGATCGGCGATCGGCTCACCCCGGCGCAGATCGGCCCGGCGTTCGCCGACGCCTTCGAGCAGTCGCTGTGGTGGGTGACCGGCGTGCTCGTCGTCATCTTCGTGGTGATGTTCGCCCTGCCCGCCAGGCCGAAGCAGCACGTGGAGGGCGCCGAGGCGGACGAGCCCGCCACGGCCGAGACCGCCAAGGAGCCGGTGCTCACGCACTGA
- a CDS encoding sigma-70 family RNA polymerase sigma factor — translation MATRAVARRSSATGGTNRASSVRAVGGEIADRDLVGMYLDEIARTPLLDAAKEVDLSQSVEAGVYARQILDGGVESDAGGASREELEALVTEGERAKDVFIRSNLRLVVAVARRYPRAGLPLLDLIQEGNAGLVRAVEKFDYAKGFKFSTYATWWIRQAITRSIADQSRTIRLPVHLVEELGRIRRVQREFNRENGRDPEHAEIAAELGSTPGRVGDVLDWARDPVSLNMSVDDEGDTQFGDLLEDTSAISPEQSVLTLLRSEELEELIGKLDNRTASIIRMRYGIEDGRERTLTEVGKEHGLTRERIRQIEKHALLELKRMAHDTGFDAAA, via the coding sequence ATGGCAACCCGTGCCGTCGCCCGTCGTTCGTCCGCCACCGGCGGGACCAACCGGGCGAGCAGTGTTCGCGCCGTGGGCGGAGAGATCGCCGATCGCGACCTGGTCGGCATGTACCTGGACGAGATAGCGCGTACGCCGCTGCTCGACGCCGCCAAGGAAGTCGACCTCTCCCAGTCCGTCGAGGCCGGCGTCTACGCACGCCAGATCCTCGACGGTGGCGTGGAGAGCGACGCCGGCGGCGCCTCGCGCGAAGAGCTGGAGGCGCTGGTCACCGAGGGCGAGCGCGCGAAGGACGTATTCATCCGTTCCAACCTCCGCCTCGTCGTCGCCGTCGCCCGCCGCTACCCGCGGGCCGGGCTCCCCCTGCTCGACCTGATCCAGGAGGGCAACGCGGGCCTCGTGCGCGCCGTCGAGAAGTTCGACTACGCCAAGGGCTTCAAGTTCTCCACGTACGCCACGTGGTGGATCCGCCAGGCCATCACCCGCTCCATAGCGGACCAGTCGCGCACGATCCGGCTCCCCGTCCACCTGGTGGAGGAGCTGGGCCGCATCCGCCGGGTGCAGCGCGAGTTCAACCGCGAGAACGGCCGCGACCCGGAGCACGCCGAGATCGCCGCCGAGCTGGGCTCGACCCCGGGACGCGTCGGCGACGTCCTCGACTGGGCCCGCGACCCGGTCAGCCTCAACATGTCCGTGGACGACGAGGGCGACACCCAGTTCGGTGACCTCCTCGAAGACACCTCCGCCATCTCGCCCGAGCAGTCGGTGCTCACCCTGCTGCGCAGCGAGGAGCTGGAGGAGCTCATCGGCAAGCTCGACAACCGCACCGCGTCGATCATCCGTATGCGGTACGGCATCGAGGACGGCCGCGAGCGCACGCTCACCGAGGTCGGCAAGGAACACGGCCTCACCCGCGAGCGCATCCGCCAGATCGAGAAGCACGCGCTCCTCGAATTGAAGCGAATGGCTCACGACACGGGCTTTGACGCTGCGGCCTGA
- a CDS encoding MarR family transcriptional regulator, whose product MEYMTTASTGAPHWLTDEEQCVWRAYLHATTLLEDHLDRQLQADAGMPHIYYGLLVQLSQAPRRRLRMTELAKDAKITRSRLSHAVARLEKNGWVRREDCPSDKRGQNAVLTDEGHEMLRRSAPGHVKAVRQAMFDRLTPEQVRSLGEIMKVLAAGLQPEGADADLPWLR is encoded by the coding sequence GTGGAGTACATGACCACGGCATCAACCGGTGCGCCGCACTGGCTCACCGACGAAGAACAATGCGTCTGGCGGGCGTATCTGCACGCCACCACGCTCCTGGAGGATCACCTCGACCGCCAGTTGCAGGCCGATGCCGGCATGCCGCACATCTACTACGGCCTGCTCGTCCAGCTCTCCCAGGCGCCCCGCCGCCGGCTGCGGATGACCGAACTGGCCAAGGACGCCAAGATCACCCGCTCCCGGCTCTCCCACGCGGTCGCCCGGCTGGAGAAGAACGGCTGGGTGCGCCGCGAGGACTGCCCCTCCGACAAGCGCGGCCAGAACGCCGTCCTCACCGACGAGGGCCACGAGATGCTCCGCCGCTCCGCGCCCGGCCATGTGAAGGCCGTCCGCCAGGCGATGTTCGACCGCCTCACGCCCGAGCAGGTCCGCTCGCTCGGCGAGATCATGAAGGTCCTCGCGGCCGGGCTCCAGCCGGAGGGCGCGGACGCCGACCTCCCCTGGCTGCGCTGA
- a CDS encoding MFS transporter: MTEPPEAAGAAAQPAPGARAGFADGAGGQPPPGGSARAGGLVPRSVTARATAAGVIVSCLLIVAIVLGSRFLEHFDSALLPYAVATVFLAFGVAYRYTVWVSAPGAERLFKKGWGSLFSVDNFRRAPTALPKMIATYLGFQKFLGARSHARWAAHQLIFWGCILASLITFPLTWGWFTFTSGTGSGPGYEMRIWGFKIIGFDSLDFLGWLMFHGLDIAAVLVIPGASYFLWRRMKDRGAVTGQRFGYDLVPLIALIVISVTGLLLTFSSIFLHGGGYEFLAILHMVAVVFTLIYIPFGKFFHIVQRPAAVGMQLFKYTGRQDEEVFACRRCEEPIDTTPYVDNLRSTMRDLSLGFDAWAEYCPRCKRVLRGSAYLSQVKKGFK; the protein is encoded by the coding sequence GTGACCGAGCCACCTGAAGCCGCAGGCGCAGCCGCGCAGCCCGCCCCCGGAGCGCGTGCCGGGTTCGCCGACGGGGCCGGCGGTCAGCCTCCCCCGGGCGGGTCGGCGCGTGCCGGGGGGCTCGTCCCCCGGTCCGTCACCGCGCGGGCGACCGCGGCGGGCGTCATCGTCTCCTGCCTGCTGATCGTGGCCATCGTGCTCGGCAGCCGGTTCCTGGAGCACTTCGACTCCGCGCTGCTGCCGTACGCGGTGGCCACGGTGTTCCTCGCCTTCGGTGTCGCCTACCGGTACACCGTCTGGGTCTCCGCACCCGGTGCCGAGCGGCTGTTCAAGAAGGGCTGGGGGAGCCTTTTCTCGGTCGACAACTTCCGCCGGGCGCCCACCGCGCTGCCGAAGATGATCGCCACCTACCTCGGCTTCCAGAAGTTCCTCGGCGCCCGCTCCCACGCCCGCTGGGCCGCCCACCAGCTGATCTTCTGGGGCTGCATCCTCGCCTCGCTGATCACCTTCCCGCTGACCTGGGGCTGGTTCACCTTCACCTCGGGCACCGGCTCCGGACCCGGCTACGAGATGCGTATCTGGGGCTTCAAGATCATCGGCTTCGACTCCCTGGACTTCCTCGGCTGGCTGATGTTCCACGGCCTGGACATCGCCGCCGTCCTCGTCATCCCCGGCGCCTCCTACTTCCTGTGGCGGCGGATGAAGGACCGCGGGGCCGTCACGGGCCAGCGGTTCGGCTACGACCTGGTGCCGCTGATCGCGCTCATCGTCATCTCGGTGACCGGTCTGCTCCTCACCTTCTCCTCGATCTTCCTGCACGGCGGCGGCTACGAGTTCCTGGCGATCCTCCACATGGTCGCGGTGGTCTTCACCCTCATCTACATCCCGTTCGGGAAGTTCTTCCACATCGTCCAGCGGCCCGCCGCCGTCGGCATGCAGCTGTTCAAGTACACCGGCCGGCAGGACGAGGAGGTCTTCGCCTGCCGCCGCTGCGAGGAACCCATCGACACCACCCCGTACGTCGACAACCTCCGCTCCACCATGCGCGACCTCAGCCTCGGCTTCGACGCGTGGGCCGAGTACTGCCCGCGCTGCAAGCGGGTGCTGCGCGGCAGCGCCTACCTCTCCCAGGTGAAGAAGGGTT
- a CDS encoding DUF6227 family protein, whose translation MSDPYETTEQHLERILRRALNSFDLPDSTVERLGTALAHSSSLHSSHHSALLHRETYRHTYLLGDGSALTLWELAHGGPRGAGHPDTRQHELYDDEADAHIAAARLTGSLWDVPDFGDDEGARADLELMSALLAAPPAPLPRMYAPDNSADHARRVLRRAENGDVPGEETAVLLRAAFAHHITQVFGRQCRVEGRDAGFTLYEHAFLLLDGSETSLWEVEHTATPDGRHMCEVYGDEKAARGAMEARTRIC comes from the coding sequence TTGAGCGATCCGTACGAGACGACCGAGCAGCACCTCGAGCGAATCCTGCGACGGGCTCTCAATTCGTTCGACCTGCCCGACAGCACGGTGGAGCGGCTGGGCACCGCGCTCGCCCACAGCAGCTCCCTGCACTCCTCGCACCACAGCGCCCTCCTGCACCGCGAGACCTACCGCCATACGTATCTGCTGGGCGACGGCTCCGCGCTGACCCTGTGGGAGCTGGCGCACGGCGGCCCTCGCGGGGCCGGTCATCCGGACACCCGGCAGCACGAGCTGTACGACGACGAGGCCGACGCGCATATCGCCGCCGCGCGGCTGACGGGCAGCCTGTGGGATGTCCCGGACTTCGGTGACGACGAGGGGGCGCGGGCCGATCTGGAGCTGATGTCGGCCCTGCTGGCCGCGCCCCCGGCCCCGCTCCCCCGGATGTACGCGCCGGACAATTCCGCGGACCATGCCCGCCGCGTGCTGCGCCGCGCGGAGAACGGCGACGTGCCCGGTGAGGAGACCGCCGTGCTGCTGCGGGCCGCGTTCGCCCACCACATCACGCAGGTCTTCGGGCGTCAGTGCCGGGTGGAGGGCCGGGACGCCGGGTTCACGCTGTACGAGCACGCGTTCCTGCTGCTCGACGGGAGCGAGACAAGCCTGTGGGAGGTCGAGCACACGGCGACGCCGGACGGCCGTCATATGTGCGAGGTGTACGGCGACGAGAAGGCGGCGCGCGGCGCGATGGAAGCGCGTACGCGTATCTGCTGA
- a CDS encoding transcriptional regulator, translating into MTDTPARLLNLLSLLQTPREWPGSELAERLDVSPRTIRRDIDRLRDLGYPVEASRGSVGGYRLVAGTAMPPLLLDDEEAVAIAVGLRAGAGHAIEGVDEASVRALAKLEQVLPSRLRHRVSTLQNATMPLARGDGSTIDPRTLTVMASAVTGRERLRFAYRAGDGAESRRQVEPYRLVSTGWRWYLVAYDLEREAWRTFRVDRVSEPFATGSRFTPRELPAGDAAEFLSSSMARRQPETEVEVSFAAPPEFVASRLPGSVGPLEPEGEGGCRLRAVMRDSLEWVAVRLAMVDCEFTVHRPPQLVAYVADLGGRLSRAAGA; encoded by the coding sequence ATGACCGATACCCCGGCACGTCTGCTGAATCTGCTGTCCCTGCTCCAGACGCCGCGCGAGTGGCCGGGCAGCGAGCTCGCCGAGCGGCTCGACGTCAGCCCTCGCACCATCCGCCGCGACATCGACCGCCTCCGTGACCTGGGCTATCCGGTCGAGGCGTCGCGCGGTTCGGTCGGTGGGTACCGGCTCGTGGCGGGTACGGCCATGCCGCCGCTGCTGCTGGACGACGAGGAGGCGGTCGCCATCGCGGTGGGGCTGCGGGCCGGTGCCGGCCATGCCATCGAGGGTGTCGACGAGGCGTCCGTACGGGCTCTGGCCAAGCTGGAGCAGGTGCTGCCGTCGCGGCTGCGCCACCGGGTCTCGACGCTGCAGAACGCGACGATGCCGCTGGCCCGGGGCGACGGTTCGACGATCGATCCGCGGACGCTGACCGTGATGGCGTCGGCGGTCACCGGCCGGGAGCGGCTGCGGTTCGCGTACCGGGCGGGGGACGGCGCCGAGTCGCGGCGGCAGGTCGAGCCGTACCGGCTGGTGAGCACGGGGTGGCGGTGGTACCTGGTGGCGTACGACCTGGAGCGGGAGGCGTGGCGCACGTTCCGGGTGGACCGGGTGAGCGAGCCGTTCGCGACCGGGTCGCGGTTCACGCCGAGGGAGCTGCCGGCGGGGGACGCGGCGGAGTTCCTGAGCAGTTCGATGGCGCGCCGGCAGCCGGAGACGGAGGTGGAGGTGAGTTTCGCGGCGCCGCCGGAGTTCGTGGCGTCGCGGCTGCCTGGCTCGGTCGGGCCGCTGGAGCCGGAGGGGGAGGGCGGTTGCCGGCTGCGTGCGGTGATGCGGGACTCGCTGGAGTGGGTGGCGGTGCGTCTGGCGATGGTGGACTGCGAGTTCACCGTGCACCGGCCGCCCCAGCTGGTGGCGTACGTCGCGGATCTGGGCGGGCGGCTGAGCCGTGCGGCGGGAGCGTGA
- a CDS encoding P1 family peptidase: protein MPRQDALTDVAGLRVGHARVAGKGALTGTTVVLAPEGGVVAAVDVRGGGPGTRETDALDPRNLVQRIDAVVLTGGSAYGLDAASGVMAWLEERGRGVRVGAGPAQVVPVVPAACVFDLGRGGDWRARPDAATGRAAVEDASRAAEGAAVAEGCVGAGTGAVAGQLKGGVGTASVLLPSGVTVGALVVVNAAGSVLDPRTGVLFGEYGGKEPAVAPPAGVHEAARRRLAQAREANTRPPLNTTLAVVATDAGLSRAQAQKLAGTAHDGLARAIRPVHLMTDGDTVFALATGLRDLGAEDPVVLNPLLAAGAEVVARAIVKAVRAATGVEGRDGGGTFPSYTDLYGPLPHDEDAPGGRGGESDSPSA from the coding sequence ATGCCTCGTCAGGACGCCCTCACCGATGTCGCCGGGCTGCGCGTCGGTCACGCCCGGGTCGCCGGGAAGGGTGCGCTCACCGGCACCACCGTCGTGCTCGCGCCCGAGGGCGGGGTCGTCGCGGCCGTCGATGTGCGGGGCGGCGGGCCGGGGACCCGGGAGACGGACGCCCTCGATCCGCGCAACCTGGTGCAGCGCATCGACGCGGTCGTCCTCACCGGCGGCAGCGCGTACGGGCTCGACGCGGCGTCCGGGGTGATGGCCTGGCTGGAGGAGCGGGGGCGCGGGGTGCGGGTGGGCGCCGGTCCGGCCCAGGTGGTCCCCGTGGTCCCGGCGGCCTGTGTGTTCGACCTGGGCCGGGGCGGCGACTGGCGGGCCAGGCCGGACGCGGCGACCGGCCGGGCGGCCGTGGAGGACGCGTCCCGGGCGGCGGAGGGCGCGGCGGTCGCGGAGGGGTGCGTCGGCGCGGGCACGGGGGCGGTCGCCGGGCAGCTCAAGGGCGGGGTGGGGACGGCGAGCGTCCTGTTGCCGTCCGGGGTCACCGTGGGCGCGCTGGTCGTGGTCAACGCGGCGGGTTCGGTGCTCGATCCCCGTACGGGGGTGCTGTTCGGGGAGTACGGCGGCAAGGAGCCGGCCGTCGCCCCGCCGGCCGGGGTCCATGAGGCGGCGCGACGGCGCCTGGCGCAGGCGCGCGAGGCGAACACGCGCCCCCCGCTCAACACCACGCTCGCCGTCGTCGCCACCGACGCCGGCCTCAGCCGTGCCCAGGCGCAGAAGCTGGCGGGCACGGCGCACGACGGGCTGGCGCGTGCGATCCGGCCGGTGCATCTGATGACCGACGGGGACACCGTGTTCGCGCTCGCCACCGGCCTGCGGGACCTGGGCGCGGAGGACCCCGTCGTGCTCAATCCCCTGCTCGCGGCGGGTGCGGAGGTGGTGGCGCGGGCCATCGTGAAGGCGGTGCGGGCGGCCACGGGCGTCGAGGGCCGTGACGGCGGCGGCACGTTTCCCTCGTACACCGACCTCTACGGGCCGCTCCCGCACGACGAAGACGCACCGGGCGGCCGGGGCGGGGAATCCGACTCGCCCTCCGCGTAG